Proteins from one Cryptomeria japonica chromosome 4, Sugi_1.0, whole genome shotgun sequence genomic window:
- the LOC131874939 gene encoding putative disease resistance protein At1g50180, translated as MEGGLALAFANGVIGKLGEVAAEKALNEASLLVNFKTDFKWLEKELSQLFTSLQAADQLTGHNEPVKKWLAEVRNICFDAEDIVDECSVEHLYTNTSQSCVCSCSQLVFQYKMGKRIKELKDRISSTIEEAQRLKLFHDVAHLSRPSTSTSTIGGEELRRWDIFETNSPAVAIDHKVDEILTLLDNPAIGVVAVVGMGGLGKTFLLHHVYDRTKHRYDCSAWITVSQTCSNLRSLQCDLAYQINLQLESGITDRLVAQLIHDKLEGKRCLIVLDDVWTSVQDNLVSGLGLPSASNWQCKIVVTTRSRDVVQNMSAHIYEMQHLSKGESWDLFCLYAFPDPERNRPSKQLERLARQVAEECGRL; from the coding sequence ATGGAAGGTGGACTTGCTCTTGCGTTTGCCAATGGTGTGATTGGAAAGCTTGGCGAGGTCGCGGCAGAGAAAGCATTGAATGAGGCATCTCTGCTAGTCAACTTCAAAACTGACTTTAAATGGTTGGAGAAGGAGCTCAGCCAGTTGTTTACTTCTCTACAAGCTGCAGATCAGCTAACTGGGCACAATGAGCCTGTGAAAAAATGGCTGGCGGAGGTGAGGAACATTTGTTTTGATGCAGAAGATATAGTTGACGAGTGTTCCGTTGAGCATTTGTATACAAATACCAGTCAATCATGTGTGTGCAGTTGTAGTCAACTAGTCTTTCAGTATAAGATGGGGAAGAGGATTAAAGAGCTCAAAGATAGGATTAGCTCTACCATTGAAGAGGCACAGCGGCTCAAGCTTTTCCATGATGTGGCCCATTTAAGTCGGCCCTCAACTAGTACATCcacaataggaggagaagagttGAGAAGATGGGATATCTTCGAGACAAATTCACCAGCAGTGGCTATTGACCACAAGGTCGATGAAATTCTCACATTGTTAGATAACCCTGCCATTGGAGTTGTTGCCGTCGTAGGAATGGGCGGGCTGGGAAAAACATTCCTTCTGCACCATGTCTACGACAGAACAAAGCATAGGTATGACTGTTCTGCCTGGATTACTGTTTCACAGACTTGTTCTAATCTTAGAAGCTTGCAATGTGACCTAGCCTACCAAATTAATTTACAACTAGAAAGTGGTATAACTGATAGGCTAGTAGCTCAGTTGATACATGACAAATTAGAGGGTAAAAGATGTTTAATTGTTCTTGATGACGTGTGGACTAGCGTACAAGATAATTTGGTATCAGGGCTTGGGCTTCCCTCTGCCAGCAATTGGCAATGTAAAATAGTAGTTACCACCAGAAGTAGAGATGTTGTACAAAATATGAGTGCGCACATCTATGAGATGCAACACCTCTCAAAGGGTGAAAGTTGGGATCTGTTTTGTTTATATGCCTTCCCAGATCCTGAAAGAAATAGGCCGTCTAAGCAGCTGGAGAGGTTGGCTCGTCAAGTTGCAGAAGAATGTGGGAGGTTGTAA
- the LOC131875414 gene encoding probable disease resistance protein RF9, with protein MPKGISQLSSLRTLRSGCFPLSMEENEFLSVKDVGNLINLEEILFCLQDVRALRSVEDGILDHLVKMRFLAVQNNIPATEGDTGESSLPSFSKKMNVMKDLQQLQLDCFSVPSWICGMENLTDLCLVKCSDYPALQKMPNLNSLILDGDLKCRELPKNFGERGGFPKLARLQIEDFPLLEELPALEEGAMPRLELLLIKNCPLVKRVPEGLERLRRLKVIAVAGEASGELEERLKEGGEDWNKIKANNPRTEIFFS; from the coding sequence ATGCCGAAGGGAATATCACAGCTCTCGAGTCTGAGGACACTGAGATCAGGTTGCTTCCCACTGTCTATGGAAGAAAATGAATTCTTAAGTGTTAAAGATGTTGGCAATTTGATCAATCTGGAAGAAATATTGTTCTGTTTACAAGATGTACGGGCATTGAGAAGTGTAGAAGATGGTATCCTTGATCATCTGGTCAAAATGAGATTTCTGGCAGTACAGAATAATATTCCTGCAACGGAGGGTGATACGGGAGAATCCAGTCTTCCATCATTCTCAaagaaaatgaatgttatgaaagATCTTCAACAACTTCAACTTGATTGTTTCTCTGTGCCAAGTTGGATATGTGGAATGGAAAATCTGACAGATCTATGTTTAGTGAAGTGCAGTGATTATCCAGCACTCCAAAAGATGCCCAACTTAAATTCCTTGATTTTGGATGGTGATTTGAAATGCAGAGAACTGCCAAAGAACTTTGGAGAGAGAGGGGGATTTCCTAAGCTGGCTAGGCTGCAGATTGAAGACTTCCCTCTTTTGGAGGAGTTGCCGGCGTTGGAAGAGGGGGCGATGCCACGTCTGGAATTACTATTGATAAAGAATTGTCCGTTGGTGAAGAGAGTTCCGGAGGGATTGGAGCGGTTGAGGAGACTAAAGGTGATAGCGGTTGCTGGGGAGGCAAGTGGTGAGTTGGAGGAGAGGTTAAAGGAAGGCGGGGAAGATTGGAATAAAATCAAAGCTAACAATCCCCGCACCGAGATCTTCTTCAGTTAG